In Marisediminicola antarctica, one DNA window encodes the following:
- a CDS encoding SCO7613 C-terminal domain-containing membrane protein, with protein MTGDGPVDFRPHAGLVVWPSGLGALTDRGLCPACFSRLPGTVCGECGLDLNHPSAGELFSASREASSMLSHRVDIIGRMRFETDARAAAIAAMALAAASGSTLTVTAGAPIAVAGPQDARTIAPAALAPPARPTPPAPPADAAPVGPDRRRVSSVQLALLIVGVSALSVGAIFFLIYAFINFGLGWRSVIIGTITLAAIAGAELLRRRGLRTTAEGIAVFAIVLVYLDAFAIRANNLVGAGTVDGDAFWGLTLVASGTAFVVWNRASTLRAPSIAGFATFAPGVGLLAYSAASSAPESVRLGISFVAVAMAGTLHRLAGRPATATATATATSIQGPARTERWIVLVTSLAALAGAALAAIAMIWLDPVLGSEGGADAWAFVGPAASTTTFAFLGLTAALHLVVLRSLPEPRLVTFGAVFAGALGVAFAVTGTVAVVRDSGLTAVLIPAVVAVAVALILEAGARRVTDPFLRRSFAVAGGGAVLVAVIAVVQPLVTGGTATLLALAAALAEPWTLSPTDTIVDPTAALRDAILTLAAVTVLGAIGWAVSGLLRRRIGLLAFMVAAVLIVAVPLLGSVVLVSMGWLVLGVASLAALLVLARAAPDAPIGRSAVTPALLLLLAVATTAGWVLGWASEATWAPATAATIGLALLARALTRGAGNRAGLLGIALVLALVAAAAAARQIGISTGLVATDVVATDDSVRLVGFTAVVALGLGALPLERMLSALDRRTLFWISLVAAGGSAAWLQYGPASAPSLLAPIPSILALSAILLAVLLLWTALPSTSAVPVERSTASVAIGPATLIVLLSIALAIDAPELVLAVAPVTAALLVSAGSLAVALMRQTRIPREVRDLGVLLVGVPPVALGLLARQDDSTWLVLVIAAIATLLLGTSRDGVFASKSPRRYLAWVALALSTIGLWLALGDRGVTVVEPWVLPLSGALLIIALLLWRADRRVTFENGGAVPASGSGPASGAVPASGAVPASGSGPASGAVPASGSGPASGAVPASGAVPASGSGPASGAVPASGSVPASGALAAPVLVLAALLVSIVPIAVVAADGPPTRAIIVGGVSAALVLLGSMVVGRASIRPHLDAAALAGGIGVIVTAVARAANILVDSGLRSTPSGELEAWLGFALLVLVAAGFGLSRDQLSGAAGDAFARQRLVASQALAIVAFTAMITIETMAIDDGPTGLLRALGATLVFCAIHVIAFLIDRVPFTQLVAWLALAYAAIAVIVGVVAGSLDPLEIGTIPLAAALIATGAVRLISDPDARSWPWLGPGVAALLVPSLVATIDDNPVWRLVGIGVAGVAILVIGAVRRLQAPFLISAAVVLVHVIATFAPQIRAVYEFFPWWLWLAVGGIILIGLAARYEQRIQNVRGVVLRVSGLR; from the coding sequence ATGACCGGCGACGGACCCGTCGACTTTCGTCCCCATGCGGGGTTGGTGGTCTGGCCGAGCGGTCTCGGCGCTCTCACCGATCGCGGCTTGTGCCCGGCCTGCTTCTCTCGGCTTCCGGGCACGGTCTGCGGCGAGTGCGGACTGGACCTCAACCATCCCTCCGCCGGGGAGCTGTTCTCGGCTTCGCGCGAGGCCTCCTCGATGCTCTCCCACCGCGTCGACATCATCGGCCGCATGCGTTTCGAGACGGATGCGCGTGCCGCGGCCATCGCAGCCATGGCACTCGCGGCTGCTTCCGGGTCGACTCTGACAGTTACTGCTGGGGCGCCCATTGCTGTCGCGGGTCCGCAGGACGCGCGTACTATCGCGCCCGCTGCTCTCGCGCCTCCTGCTCGTCCCACTCCTCCTGCTCCTCCTGCTGATGCCGCTCCTGTTGGCCCGGACCGCCGCCGCGTCTCGAGCGTGCAGCTCGCCCTGCTCATCGTCGGAGTATCGGCGCTGTCCGTCGGCGCGATCTTCTTCCTCATCTACGCCTTCATCAACTTCGGGCTCGGTTGGCGCTCGGTCATCATCGGCACGATCACGCTCGCGGCGATCGCGGGGGCGGAACTGCTGCGACGTCGGGGACTGCGCACCACCGCCGAGGGAATCGCAGTCTTCGCGATAGTTCTCGTCTATCTCGACGCCTTCGCCATCCGCGCCAATAACCTCGTCGGCGCAGGCACCGTCGACGGCGACGCGTTCTGGGGACTCACCCTCGTCGCCTCTGGCACCGCCTTCGTGGTCTGGAACCGCGCGTCGACGCTGCGCGCGCCGAGCATCGCCGGATTCGCGACCTTCGCGCCCGGCGTCGGCCTTCTTGCCTATTCGGCGGCGTCGTCGGCGCCCGAGTCGGTCAGGCTCGGGATCAGTTTCGTGGCCGTCGCCATGGCGGGCACCCTGCATCGGCTCGCCGGACGCCCCGCCACGGCCACGGCTACGGCGACGGCCACGAGCATCCAGGGCCCCGCGCGCACCGAGCGCTGGATCGTGCTCGTCACCTCGCTCGCTGCTCTGGCCGGAGCGGCTCTTGCCGCCATCGCCATGATCTGGCTCGATCCCGTACTCGGATCGGAGGGTGGAGCGGATGCCTGGGCGTTCGTGGGCCCTGCAGCATCCACCACCACCTTCGCCTTCCTCGGCCTGACCGCCGCGCTTCACCTCGTCGTCCTCCGGTCGCTGCCCGAGCCACGTCTCGTCACGTTCGGCGCCGTGTTCGCGGGCGCGCTCGGCGTCGCATTCGCCGTGACCGGCACCGTCGCGGTGGTTCGCGATTCGGGCCTCACCGCGGTCCTCATCCCGGCGGTCGTCGCCGTCGCGGTCGCCCTGATCCTCGAGGCAGGGGCGCGCCGCGTGACCGATCCCTTCCTGCGCCGGAGTTTCGCTGTGGCCGGAGGCGGAGCAGTCCTCGTCGCGGTGATCGCCGTGGTTCAGCCTCTCGTCACGGGCGGCACCGCGACCCTGCTCGCTCTCGCGGCCGCGCTCGCGGAACCGTGGACGCTGTCCCCCACCGACACCATCGTGGACCCGACGGCGGCGCTTCGCGACGCGATCCTCACCCTCGCAGCTGTGACCGTTCTCGGGGCGATCGGCTGGGCTGTCAGCGGTCTGCTCCGGCGTCGTATCGGCCTGCTCGCGTTCATGGTCGCCGCCGTGCTTATCGTCGCGGTCCCTCTGCTCGGAAGCGTGGTGCTCGTCTCGATGGGCTGGCTGGTTCTCGGGGTGGCCTCGCTCGCCGCGCTCCTGGTACTCGCCCGCGCGGCCCCTGACGCCCCGATCGGCCGGTCGGCCGTCACCCCCGCGCTTCTCCTTCTGCTCGCCGTCGCGACGACGGCCGGCTGGGTGCTCGGCTGGGCCAGCGAGGCGACATGGGCACCCGCTACCGCTGCGACGATCGGCTTGGCGCTGCTGGCCCGTGCGCTCACGCGCGGCGCAGGCAATCGCGCGGGCCTGCTCGGCATCGCACTCGTTCTGGCTCTTGTTGCGGCCGCGGCGGCCGCACGGCAGATTGGCATCTCCACTGGCCTCGTCGCGACAGACGTCGTCGCCACAGACGACTCGGTGCGGCTGGTCGGATTCACCGCAGTCGTTGCGCTGGGACTCGGTGCCCTGCCGCTCGAGAGGATGCTTAGCGCACTGGACCGGCGCACGCTCTTCTGGATCTCACTGGTTGCCGCAGGGGGTTCCGCGGCCTGGCTGCAGTACGGTCCCGCATCCGCGCCGTCGCTTCTCGCCCCGATTCCCTCGATCCTCGCGCTCAGTGCGATCCTGCTCGCCGTGCTCCTGCTCTGGACAGCCCTGCCGTCCACATCCGCCGTCCCTGTCGAGCGGTCCACGGCATCCGTCGCGATCGGGCCGGCCACGCTCATTGTGCTGCTCTCGATCGCGCTCGCGATCGACGCGCCCGAGCTCGTCCTCGCCGTCGCGCCCGTCACCGCCGCGCTGCTGGTCAGCGCCGGATCGCTAGCCGTCGCGCTGATGCGGCAGACGCGGATCCCGCGCGAGGTCCGCGATCTCGGCGTGCTGCTGGTCGGGGTGCCACCGGTCGCGCTGGGCTTGCTCGCGCGCCAGGACGACTCGACCTGGCTGGTACTCGTCATTGCCGCGATCGCGACCCTCCTGCTCGGCACGAGCCGCGACGGGGTGTTTGCCTCGAAGTCACCGCGCCGCTACCTCGCCTGGGTGGCGCTCGCCCTTTCGACGATCGGCCTGTGGCTCGCGCTCGGCGACCGCGGGGTGACCGTGGTCGAGCCCTGGGTGCTTCCGCTGTCGGGGGCATTGCTCATCATCGCGCTCCTGCTCTGGCGAGCCGATCGCCGCGTGACGTTTGAGAACGGGGGCGCTGTTCCGGCGTCCGGCTCTGGTCCGGCGTCCGGCGCTGTTCCGGCGTCCGGCGCTGTTCCGGCGTCCGGCTCTGGTCCGGCGTCCGGCGCTGTTCCGGCGTCCGGCTCTGGTCCGGCGTCCGGCGCTGTTCCGGCGTCCGGCGCTGTTCCGGCGTCCGGCTCTGGTCCGGCGTCCGGCGCTGTTCCGGCGTCCGGCTCTGTTCCGGCGTCCGGCGCCCTCGCCGCACCCGTCCTGGTTCTCGCCGCGCTGCTGGTCTCGATCGTGCCGATCGCGGTGGTCGCCGCGGACGGCCCGCCGACCCGCGCGATCATTGTCGGCGGCGTCTCGGCCGCCCTGGTGCTGCTCGGCAGCATGGTCGTCGGGCGCGCCAGCATCCGTCCCCATCTCGACGCCGCGGCCCTTGCCGGAGGGATCGGAGTCATCGTCACGGCCGTCGCACGCGCGGCGAACATCCTGGTCGACAGTGGCCTGCGCAGCACGCCCAGCGGGGAACTCGAAGCCTGGCTCGGCTTCGCGTTACTCGTGCTGGTCGCGGCCGGCTTCGGCCTGAGCCGGGATCAGCTCTCCGGTGCCGCCGGCGACGCATTCGCACGTCAGCGACTCGTCGCCAGCCAGGCGCTCGCCATCGTCGCGTTCACTGCCATGATCACGATCGAAACGATGGCAATCGATGACGGCCCAACCGGCCTTCTTCGGGCGCTCGGGGCGACACTCGTCTTCTGCGCCATCCATGTGATCGCTTTCCTGATTGATCGGGTGCCTTTCACGCAGCTCGTCGCGTGGCTCGCGCTCGCCTATGCTGCCATCGCGGTGATCGTCGGCGTCGTCGCGGGATCCCTCGACCCCCTCGAGATCGGCACGATCCCGCTCGCCGCCGCTCTCATTGCGACCGGTGCTGTGCGGCTGATCTCGGACCCGGATGCCCGAAGCTGGCCCTGGCTCGGCCCGGGCGTTGCGGCGCTGCTTGTACCGTCCCTCGTCGCGACCATCGACGACAATCCCGTCTGGCGTCTCGTCGGCATCGGCGTCGCGGGAGTCGCGATCCTCGTCATCGGCGCGGTTCGGCGACTGCAGGCACCATTCCTGATCAGCGCCGCCGTCGTTCTTGTACATGTGATCGCGACGTTCGCTCCGCAAATCAGGGCGGTCTACGAGTTCTTCCCCTGGTGGTTGTGGCTCGCCGTCGGCGGCATCATTCTCATCGGCCTCGCGGCGAGGTACGAGCAGCGGATCCAAAATGTGCGGGGCGTCGTGCTCAGAGTGAGCGGGCTGCGGTAG
- a CDS encoding DUF2510 domain-containing protein: MPASENSPLAPSGWYRDPLGLPQLRWWNGMMWTNQIEEPRAEIQVSSAYKVELVSSP; this comes from the coding sequence ATGCCCGCTAGTGAAAATTCCCCCCTCGCGCCCTCCGGCTGGTACCGCGACCCCCTCGGCCTTCCCCAGCTGCGCTGGTGGAACGGCATGATGTGGACCAACCAAATCGAAGAACCGCGTGCGGAAATCCAGGTCTCGTCGGCCTACAAGGTGGAGCTCGTCAGCTCCCCCTGA
- a CDS encoding prolyl oligopeptidase family serine peptidase, giving the protein MSAQVHQVHLPFSSLDDFIALPRIEGLALSPDGHRVVLTVATLARDSTSYERALWAVPADGTGAPTRLTRSAKGESGVAFTGSGDVMFVSGRPDAAAEKDTEAAQLWLLPASGGEARAVTRLAGGVSGIAATATSSDTIVITADLLPSADGLEADAAARKNRSDKKVSAILHESYPVRYWDHDLGPAEPHLLSLDLSNLAESISAPVTADPNPDPAAAAAAAAAYPAELPRPNDLTPAPGRAGDTAGQALTPDGRTMIASLRVREQRSGRHVLVAIDVESGQRTTLFDEDRVHFQSPVVSRDGSRVAFVRSAFSTPEGPADQEIWVAGIDGSEPRRLGADWDRWPSSTIFDLGDESLIVTADHGGRGPIFRIPLDGSAAAQLTSDDFSYTHVAVDPTTGDLVALRSSWMAPSHPVRITRAGDVVPLATPATPATLPEAPGSITEVETVAEDGSPLRAWLLLPDGSDAQHPAPLLLWIHGGPLNSWNAWSWRWSPLLAVARGYAVLLPDPALSTGYGLDFIARGWDAWGTKPYTDLLAITDATEARPDIDAAKTAAMGGSFGGYMANWIAGHTDRFTAIVSHASLWALDQFNGTTDNSQYWQSIFSPQGMLDSSPHHSVRDISTPMLVIHGDRDYRVPVGESLRLWSELAEHHAEPDGTTRHKFLYFPNENHWVLGPQHAVVWYETVFAFLDQHVHGADWKRPEALG; this is encoded by the coding sequence ATGTCAGCTCAGGTTCACCAGGTTCACCTGCCGTTCTCCTCCCTCGACGACTTCATCGCGCTCCCCCGGATCGAGGGCCTCGCGCTCTCGCCCGACGGGCACCGGGTGGTGCTCACCGTCGCGACGCTCGCGCGGGACTCCACCTCCTACGAGAGGGCGCTCTGGGCGGTGCCCGCCGACGGCACCGGCGCACCGACGCGGCTCACCCGCTCCGCGAAGGGCGAATCCGGCGTCGCGTTCACCGGGTCGGGCGACGTGATGTTCGTCTCCGGCCGGCCGGATGCCGCGGCAGAGAAGGACACGGAGGCCGCGCAGCTCTGGTTGCTGCCCGCCAGCGGCGGCGAGGCGCGCGCGGTGACCCGTCTGGCGGGAGGTGTCTCTGGCATCGCCGCGACGGCGACGTCGTCAGACACGATCGTGATCACCGCGGACCTGCTCCCCAGCGCCGACGGCCTCGAGGCGGATGCCGCCGCGCGCAAGAATCGCAGCGATAAGAAGGTCTCGGCGATCCTGCACGAGAGCTACCCGGTGCGCTACTGGGACCACGATCTCGGCCCGGCCGAACCGCACCTGCTCTCGCTGGACCTGTCGAATCTCGCCGAGTCGATCTCCGCACCGGTAACCGCCGACCCGAACCCCGACCCGGCCGCAGCCGCAGCCGCAGCCGCCGCGTACCCGGCCGAGCTGCCGAGGCCGAACGACCTCACCCCGGCGCCCGGGCGCGCTGGCGACACCGCAGGGCAGGCCCTGACTCCCGATGGCCGCACGATGATCGCCTCGCTCCGCGTGCGGGAGCAGCGCTCCGGCCGGCACGTGCTGGTGGCGATCGACGTCGAGTCCGGGCAGCGCACGACACTCTTCGACGAGGACCGCGTGCATTTCCAGTCCCCCGTGGTCAGCCGCGACGGATCTCGTGTCGCGTTCGTGCGCAGCGCATTCAGCACCCCCGAGGGACCGGCCGACCAGGAGATCTGGGTTGCCGGCATCGATGGGAGCGAGCCGCGCCGACTCGGGGCGGACTGGGACCGCTGGCCCTCGAGCACGATCTTCGACCTGGGAGACGAATCCCTCATCGTGACGGCCGACCACGGTGGCCGCGGCCCAATATTCCGCATTCCGCTCGACGGTAGCGCCGCTGCGCAGCTCACCAGCGACGACTTCAGCTACACCCACGTTGCCGTCGATCCGACAACCGGTGACCTCGTGGCACTCCGCTCCTCGTGGATGGCACCGTCTCATCCGGTGCGGATCACCCGGGCAGGCGACGTCGTTCCACTCGCGACGCCCGCGACGCCCGCGACGCTCCCCGAGGCACCCGGTTCGATCACCGAGGTCGAGACCGTGGCGGAGGACGGGTCGCCGTTGCGCGCGTGGCTGCTGCTGCCCGACGGCTCCGACGCCCAGCATCCGGCCCCCCTGCTGCTCTGGATCCACGGCGGACCGCTGAACAGCTGGAACGCCTGGAGCTGGCGCTGGAGCCCGCTGCTCGCGGTCGCCCGGGGGTACGCTGTGCTGCTTCCCGACCCCGCGCTGTCGACGGGGTACGGCCTGGACTTCATCGCGCGCGGCTGGGATGCCTGGGGCACGAAGCCCTACACCGACCTCCTCGCGATCACGGATGCCACCGAAGCACGCCCCGACATCGACGCCGCGAAGACCGCCGCAATGGGCGGATCTTTCGGCGGCTACATGGCGAACTGGATCGCCGGGCACACGGATCGGTTCACCGCGATCGTCAGCCACGCGAGCCTGTGGGCGCTCGACCAGTTCAACGGGACGACCGACAATTCGCAGTACTGGCAGAGCATTTTTTCCCCGCAGGGCATGCTCGACAGTTCGCCGCACCACAGCGTGCGCGACATCTCGACGCCGATGCTTGTCATCCACGGCGACCGCGACTACCGGGTTCCGGTCGGGGAGAGCCTGCGGCTGTGGTCGGAGCTGGCCGAGCACCACGCCGAGCCGGACGGCACGACGCGGCACAAGTTCCTCTATTTTCCGAACGAGAACCACTGGGTGCTGGGGCCCCAGCACGCCGTCGTCTGGTACGAGACTGTCTTCGCCTTCCTCGACCAGCACGTGCACGGCGCGGATTGGAAGCGTCCCGAGGCTCTCGGCTGA
- a CDS encoding CGNR zinc finger domain-containing protein, protein MHFAPDTEDLLAFNVALANTVPSSTRSGTDELSSTLQLQALLAIHGYTGRVDRDDAELGDVRAARLELRRIWALDRDSMASEVNAMLRDTRALPQLARHDGFDWHLHATRADAPLAERIRAEGALALVDVIRSDGTDRLRICEADDCEGLFADLSRNGSRRYCTVRCGNRMNMVAHRRRQSAE, encoded by the coding sequence TTGCATTTTGCCCCTGACACCGAGGACCTTCTCGCGTTCAACGTCGCCCTCGCGAACACGGTGCCCTCGTCGACGAGAAGCGGCACTGATGAGCTGTCGTCGACCCTGCAGTTGCAGGCCCTCCTCGCTATCCATGGCTACACCGGGCGTGTCGATCGGGACGACGCCGAACTGGGCGATGTACGTGCGGCGCGCCTCGAGCTCCGCCGCATCTGGGCGCTCGACCGCGACTCGATGGCCAGCGAGGTCAACGCCATGCTGCGCGACACCCGCGCCCTCCCCCAGCTCGCGCGCCACGACGGATTCGACTGGCACCTGCACGCCACCCGGGCGGATGCCCCGCTCGCCGAGCGCATCCGCGCCGAGGGCGCCCTCGCCCTCGTCGATGTCATCCGCTCGGACGGCACGGACCGCCTCCGGATCTGCGAGGCAGACGACTGCGAGGGCCTGTTTGCCGACCTCTCCCGCAACGGCTCGAGGCGTTACTGCACCGTGCGCTGCGGCAACCGGATGAACATGGTCGCGCACCGCAGGCGGCAGAGCGCCGAGTAG
- a CDS encoding EamA family transporter — protein sequence MNRSPLSAGLMFALVAAASFGVSGALIKPLLEGGWSPAAAVTVRALTGGLILAPFAVIALRGRWGSVWLGRWRILGMATVGVAGTQLFYFAAVQRIPVGTAILIEYMAPLLLVAVAWAMTRRRPAVVVLAGSVAAFAGLLLIVSPSGSGALDPLGIASAVTAMVCCAGYFVIAARPSAGLPPVALASAGLLIAPVLLALAGLLGMVPFTASVDEVTLLGRATPWWVPMLVVGVVSTAVAYATSITAGGMLGSRLASFVGLLEVAAAGLWAWMLLGESLTMLQLFGGGLILVGIGFVHSDRSVPVAPVGEKTPAFGPSR from the coding sequence GTGAACCGTTCGCCCTTGTCGGCCGGACTCATGTTCGCGCTCGTCGCAGCTGCATCGTTCGGGGTCTCCGGCGCGCTGATCAAGCCCCTCCTCGAGGGTGGCTGGAGCCCCGCCGCAGCGGTCACGGTTCGCGCCCTCACGGGTGGACTGATCCTCGCGCCATTCGCCGTGATTGCACTGCGCGGACGCTGGGGCTCCGTCTGGCTGGGGCGCTGGCGCATTCTCGGAATGGCCACCGTCGGTGTCGCGGGCACCCAGCTGTTCTACTTCGCCGCCGTGCAGCGCATCCCTGTCGGCACGGCCATCCTGATCGAGTACATGGCCCCGCTGCTGCTTGTCGCTGTCGCCTGGGCGATGACCAGGCGACGGCCAGCGGTCGTCGTTCTCGCAGGCTCGGTTGCGGCCTTCGCGGGGCTGCTGCTCATCGTGTCTCCGTCCGGATCCGGCGCACTCGACCCGCTCGGGATCGCCTCCGCCGTCACGGCGATGGTCTGCTGTGCCGGCTACTTCGTGATCGCGGCGAGGCCGAGCGCCGGACTGCCGCCGGTCGCCCTGGCATCCGCGGGGCTCCTGATCGCACCCGTGCTTCTTGCTCTCGCCGGTCTTCTTGGGATGGTGCCGTTCACCGCCTCCGTCGACGAGGTGACGCTGCTCGGCCGGGCGACCCCATGGTGGGTGCCGATGCTGGTCGTCGGCGTCGTCTCCACAGCAGTTGCTTATGCGACGAGCATCACCGCGGGCGGGATGCTCGGCTCACGGCTCGCCTCGTTCGTCGGCCTCCTCGAGGTCGCGGCGGCGGGACTCTGGGCGTGGATGCTGCTGGGGGAGAGCCTGACGATGCTGCAGTTGTTCGGGGGTGGGCTGATCCTCGTGGGCATCGGGTTCGTGCACTCGGACCGGTCGGTCCCGGTCGCTCCGGTCGGGGAGAAGACCCCGGCCTTTGGGCCCTCCCGCTGA
- the tig gene encoding trigger factor, which produces MKTTVEKLSPTRVKLTIAVTPDELKPSVDHAYTHLAESINIPGFRKGKVPPPIIDQRVGRGEVLNHAVSDGLDKFYRLAVTEEKIRPLGRPEADVTGLPELKDFSGDLVIVVEVDVRPEFTLPSIDGLELTVDTATVEPDEVETELQNLLARFGTLVTVERPAKTGDFAQIDLVASIDGTEVDTANAISYEVGSGDLIDGIDEALDALSAGETTTFESKLLGGDNEGQTAQITVNLLAVKERELPAADDDFAQIASQFDTIDELKADIEQQVIKSKVFGQGAQARDQVVDKLLESVEIPVPEKLVEDEVHRHLENENRLEDAEHRAEVAESSEKTFRTQILLDSIAEQEKVKVSQNELTQYLVQGAAQYNMEPGEFIKVLDQNGQIPGMIGEVARAKALAIVLSRANVVDGNGDVVDISSFTATALSDAGDDSDASDFVEAASTADDDHEGHDHS; this is translated from the coding sequence GTGAAGACCACGGTCGAAAAGCTGAGCCCCACGCGGGTGAAGCTCACCATCGCAGTTACCCCGGACGAGCTGAAGCCCAGCGTCGACCACGCCTATACGCACCTCGCGGAGTCAATCAACATTCCCGGGTTCCGCAAGGGCAAGGTTCCGCCGCCCATCATCGACCAGCGCGTCGGTCGTGGTGAGGTGCTGAACCACGCGGTCAGCGACGGCCTCGACAAGTTCTACCGCCTTGCCGTCACCGAGGAGAAGATTCGCCCCCTCGGCCGCCCAGAGGCCGACGTCACGGGCCTGCCGGAGCTCAAGGACTTCTCGGGCGACCTCGTGATCGTCGTCGAGGTCGACGTTCGCCCGGAGTTCACGCTCCCGTCGATCGACGGCCTCGAGCTCACGGTCGACACCGCGACCGTCGAGCCCGACGAGGTCGAGACCGAGCTGCAGAATCTGCTCGCTCGCTTCGGCACGCTTGTCACCGTCGAGCGCCCGGCCAAGACGGGCGACTTCGCCCAGATCGACCTCGTCGCGTCGATCGACGGCACCGAGGTCGACACCGCCAACGCCATCTCGTATGAGGTCGGCTCCGGAGACCTCATCGACGGCATCGACGAGGCCCTCGACGCCCTCAGTGCCGGCGAGACCACGACCTTCGAGTCCAAGCTGCTCGGTGGCGACAACGAGGGACAGACCGCGCAGATCACGGTCAACCTCCTCGCCGTCAAGGAGCGCGAACTCCCCGCGGCCGACGACGATTTCGCACAGATCGCCAGCCAGTTCGACACGATCGACGAGCTCAAGGCAGACATCGAGCAGCAGGTCATCAAGTCGAAGGTCTTCGGTCAGGGCGCGCAGGCGCGTGACCAGGTCGTCGACAAACTGCTCGAGTCCGTCGAGATCCCCGTTCCGGAGAAGCTCGTCGAGGACGAGGTGCACCGCCACCTCGAGAACGAGAACCGCCTCGAAGACGCCGAGCACCGTGCCGAGGTCGCCGAGTCGAGCGAGAAGACGTTCCGCACTCAGATCCTCCTCGACTCGATCGCCGAGCAGGAGAAGGTCAAGGTCAGCCAGAACGAGCTCACCCAGTACCTCGTGCAGGGCGCCGCACAGTACAACATGGAGCCGGGCGAGTTCATCAAGGTGCTCGACCAGAACGGCCAGATCCCCGGCATGATCGGCGAGGTCGCGCGTGCCAAGGCGCTCGCGATCGTGCTCAGCCGCGCGAACGTCGTCGACGGAAATGGCGACGTCGTCGACATCTCGTCCTTCACCGCGACGGCGCTGAGCGATGCAGGCGACGACAGCGACGCGAGTGACTTCGTCGAGGCGGCATCCACAGCGGATGACGACCACGAGGGTCACGACCACAGCTGA
- a CDS encoding SDR family NAD(P)-dependent oxidoreductase — MALDYRGTTALITGASSGLGTEFARQLAARGANLVLVARRLDRLDSLANELTASHGITATTITADLAAPGAAANLHADLGERGIRISTLINNAGFGTRSRFENEAAGRIHEEVSLNVTALVELTHAFYAQLQEGRGALVTLASTAAYQPVPLMAVYAASKAFVLSFTEALWYENKDTALLVLALSPGATRTEFFDVAGAGARVGDFEEPADVVGLALSTLDSKNPPPSVVSGARNRAMSIASTLAPRRTVVNLTGSMTGRNPACGLNDEGVLTTKARHCCAGPSSSVHAVQLWS; from the coding sequence GTGGCATTGGACTACCGGGGCACAACCGCCCTCATCACCGGCGCGAGCTCGGGGCTCGGCACGGAGTTCGCACGCCAGCTCGCGGCCCGAGGCGCCAATCTCGTTCTCGTCGCCCGCCGTCTCGACCGTCTCGACTCCCTCGCAAATGAACTCACCGCGTCGCACGGCATCACGGCGACGACGATCACCGCGGACCTCGCTGCACCGGGCGCGGCCGCGAACCTCCACGCCGACCTGGGCGAGCGGGGCATCCGCATCTCGACCCTCATCAACAACGCAGGCTTCGGCACGCGCAGTCGGTTCGAGAACGAGGCCGCCGGGCGCATCCACGAGGAGGTCAGCCTCAACGTGACCGCGCTTGTGGAACTCACCCACGCGTTCTACGCCCAATTGCAGGAGGGACGCGGTGCCCTTGTGACTCTCGCGAGCACCGCCGCATACCAACCGGTCCCCCTGATGGCGGTCTACGCAGCGAGCAAGGCGTTCGTGTTGAGCTTCACCGAAGCGCTCTGGTACGAGAACAAGGACACCGCTCTTTTGGTGCTCGCCCTCTCCCCCGGAGCTACGCGCACCGAGTTCTTCGATGTGGCAGGCGCTGGCGCCCGTGTCGGCGACTTCGAGGAACCGGCCGATGTCGTCGGACTCGCGCTCTCGACGCTCGACAGCAAGAACCCGCCGCCGAGCGTCGTCTCCGGCGCCCGAAACCGCGCCATGTCCATTGCGTCCACGCTCGCACCCCGGCGCACCGTGGTGAACCTGACTGGATCGATGACCGGGCGTAATCCGGCCTGCGGTCTTAACGACGAAGGGGTTTTAACAACGAAGGCCCGGCACTGCTGTGCCGGGCCTTCGTCGTCAGTTCATGCAGTTCAGCTGTGGTCGTGA